One Glycine max cultivar Williams 82 chromosome 4, Glycine_max_v4.0, whole genome shotgun sequence DNA segment encodes these proteins:
- the LOC102661892 gene encoding uncharacterized protein: protein MQPRIASDPPLNMAFWQLENDKANAMRRFQRKRTLETIFHLFKLCAAILLFSHCSSFFPNITLQTFPYLYHFLLPLFRNSFYAFLLLNAIILLLFTLSNNVGASKDALNQSRLIVTAPQEQPRTVDSSHKKITTTICGSSSPVFEETVRAVTETTTTTTCCCTTVTTTEGETVSVSEKKCYRRVQSESYERRMAVAPPSLQRQLRCVEQLSEDEFNRAVEEFIAMNKRMQKEEHIRSQKTGYWASN, encoded by the coding sequence ATGCAACCTAGAATTGCTTCAGATCCCCCTTTGAATATGGCTTTCTGGCAACTTGAAAACGACAAAGCCAATGCCATGAGAAGGTTCCAAAGAAAACGAACTCTGGAAACCATCTTCCACTTGTTCAAACTCTGTGCCGCAATCTTGCTCTTCTCCCACTGCTCCTCTTTCTTCCCCAATATCACCCTCCAAACATTCCCTTATCTCTACCATTTTTTACTACCACTTTTCCGCAACTCTTTTTACGCATTTCTTCTCCTAAACGCCATCATCCTCTTACTATTCACACTCTCCAACAACGTTGGTGCCTCCAAAGACGCCCTCAACCAGTCTCGCCTCATCGTAACCGCACCGCAGGAACAACCTCGGACCGTTGATTCTTCCCACAAAAAAATCACCACCACTATTTGTGGTTCATCGTCTCCGGTTTTCGAGGAAACTGTCAGGGCGGTTACTGAGACCACCACTACCACGACGTGTTGTTGCACGACTGTGACGACGACGGAGGGAGAGACGGTTTCGGTGTCGGAGAAGAAGTGTTACCGGAGAGTTCAGTCGGAGAGTTATGAGCGGCGGATGGCGGTGGCTCCGCCATCGTTGCAGAGGCAATTGCGGTGCGTGGAACAGTTGAGTGAAGACGAGTTCAACCGCGCGGTTGAGGAATTCATCGCTATGAATAAGAGAATGCAGAAAGAAGAGCACATAAGATCACAGAAAACTGGGTATTGGgcgtcaaattaa
- the LOC100793757 gene encoding glucose-1-phosphate adenylyltransferase large subunit 1 encodes MDSTCAILSGRNLAKVCEGIGRNRRSGFWGESTRRSVNTRFLSVQSWKTSRTSRNLRNSKPGSGIAHAVLTSDINEDSMAFQGVPTFEKPEVDPKSVASIILGGGAGTRLFPLTGRRAKPAVPIGGCYRLIDIPMSNCINSGIRKIFILTQFNSFSLNRHLSRAYSFGNGITFGDGFVEVLAATQTPGEAGKKWFQGTADAVRQFIWVFEDAKNKNVEHILILSGDHLYRMDYMNFVQRHVDTNADITVSCVPMDDSRASDYGLMKIDKTGRIIQFAEKPKGSDLKAMRVDTTLLGLSPQEAEKYPYIASMGVYVFRTETLLQLLRWNGSSCNDFGSEIIPSAVNEHNVQAYLFNDYWEDIGTIKSFFDANLALTEQPPKFEFYDPKTPFFTSPRFLPPTKVEKCKIVDAIISHGCFLRECSIQHSIVGVRSRLESGVELQDTMMMGADYYQTEYEIASLLAEGKVPIGVGENTKIRNCIIDKNAKIGRNVVIENIDGVQEADRAKEGFYIRSGITITLKNATIKDGTVI; translated from the exons ATGGATTCAACTTGTGCAATCCTGAGTGGCCGCAATCTAGCTAAAGTTTGTGAGGGAATTGGAAGAAACAGAAGAAGTGGCTTCTGGGGTGAGAGTACGAGGCGAAGTGTGAACACAAGGTTTTTGAGTGTTCAATCATGGAAGACTTCACGTACCAGTAGGAATCTTAGAAACTCCAAGCCTGGAAGTGGAATTGCACACGCTGTTCTCACATCAGACATTAACGAAGATTCGATG GCATTTCAAGGGGTACCCACTTTTGAAAAACCCGAAGTGGACCCAAAAAGTGTGGCTTCCATCATATTGGGTGGAGGTGCAGGAACTCGACTCTTTCCTCTTACTGGCAGAAGAGCCAAGCCTGCG GTTCCAATTGGCGGGTGTTATAGACTCATAGATATCCCCATGAGCAATTGCATCAATAGTGGCATcagaaaaatattcattttgacGCAGTTCAATTCTTTCTCTCTCAACCGCCACCTGTCCCGTGCATACAGCTTCGGAAATGGAATTACTTTTGGAGATGGGTTTGTGGAG gTCTTGGCAGCTACTCAAACACCTGGAGAGGCCGGGAAGAAGTGGTTCCAAGGGACCGCCGATGCTGTAAGACAATTTATATGGGTTTTTGAG GATGCCAAGAACAAGAATGTTGAGCATATATTGATACTTTCTGGTGATCATCTTTACCGAATGGACTACATGAACTTTGTACAG AGACATGTTGACACAAATGCTGATATCACAGTTTCATGTGTACCCATGGATGACAG TCGGGCATCAGACTATGGACTGATGAAAATTGACAAAACAGGACGGATTATACAGTTTGCAGAAAAACCTAAGGGATCAGATCTAAAGGCAATG CGTGTTGACACCACTCTTCTAGGGTTATCGCCACAAGAAGCAGAAAAATATCCTTATATTGCATCCATGGGTGTCTATGTGTTTAGAACTGAAACCCTGCTGCAACTATTAAGATGGAATGGTTCTTCATGCAATGACTTTGGATCTGAAATTATCCCATCTGCTGTGAATGAGCACAATGTCCAG GCATATTTATTCAATGACTACTGGGAAGATATTGGAACTATAAAGTCCTTCTTTGATGCAAATCTTGCCCTAACAGAACAA CCTCCTAAATTTGAATTCTATGATCCAAAGACTCCTTTCTTCACTTCCCCAAGATTCCTACCACCTACCAAAGTAGAAAAATGCAAG ATTGTGGATGCAATTATATCTCATGGTTGCTTCTTGAGGGAGTGTAGCATTCAACATTCCATTGTAGGAGTACGCTCACGTTTGGAGTCTGGTGTAGAGCTTCAG GATACGATGATGATGGGTGCCGACTACTATCAAACTGAGTATGAAATTGCATCTCTGCTGGCAGAAGGGAAGGTTCCAATTGGTGTTggggaaaatactaaaattag GAATTGCATAATCGACAAGAATGCCAAGATAGGAAGAAATGTGGTCATAGAAAACATCGAT GGTGTTCAAGAAGCTGACAGGGCAAAGGAAGGATTCTACATTAGATCGGGCATcacaattacattaaaaaatgcaacaatTAAAGATGGAACAGTTATATGA
- the LOC100814337 gene encoding mannan endo-1,4-beta-mannosidase 7-like precursor, which translates to MMKRRFLLVLLVLYVTVEFYVEADGSGGFVRTRGVQLMLNGSPYYANGFNAYWLMYLASDPSQRNKVSSVFQQASNHGLNIARTWAFSDGGYQPLQYSPGSYNYQMFQGLDFAIAEARKYGIKMVLSLVNNYENMGGKKQYVEWAKSQGQSINSEDDFFTNPVVKGYYKNHIKAVLTRRNSITGVAYKDDPTIMAWELMNEIRCPSDQSGRTVQAWITEMASYLKSIDGNHLLEAGLEGFYGQSKPQSNPNFNVGTDFIANNQIPGIDFATVHSYPDQWLSSSSYEDQISFLGRWLDEHIQDAQNTLHKPLLFAEFGISTKSYGGNSTPRDRLFNTVYSAIYSSASSGGAAVGGLFWQLMVQGMDSYRDGYEVVLDESPSTANLIAQESQKLNRIRKMYARLRNIEKWNEAKQIRGGN; encoded by the exons ATGATGAAGCGTCGGTTCCTTTTGGTTCTCTTGGTTCTCTATGTCACAGTGGAGTTCTACGTAGAAGCAGATGGTAGTGGTGGGTTTGTGAGAACAAGAGGAGTGCAGCTTATGCTGAATGGGAGCCCCTACTATGCTAATGGCTTTAATGCCTATTGGCTAATGTATCTTGCCTCTGATCCTTCTCAGAGAAACAAAGTCTCATCAGTGTTTCAACAGGCTTCAAATCATGGCCTCAACATTGCCAGAACTTGGGCTTTCAGTGATGGTGGATATCAACCACTACAATACTCTCCTGGATCTTACAATTACCAAATGTTTCAG ggaTTGGATTTTGCAATAGCCGAAGCAAGAAAATATGGGATCAAGATGGTGTTGAGTTTGGTGAATAACTATGAGAACATGGGTGGGAAGAAGCAATATGTGGAATGGGCAAAGAGTCAGGGGCAGTCCATAAATTCTGAGGATGACTTTTTCACAAATCCTGTTGTGAAGGGATACTACAAAAACCACATCAAG GCTGTACTTACAAGACGTAATAGCATCACTGGAGTTGCTTACAAAGACGACCCAACTATAATGGCTTGGGAACTTATGAATGAGATTAGGTGCCCTTCTGATCAATCAGGAAGGACAGTTCAG GCTTGGATCACTGAGATGGCATCTTACCTGAAATCCATAGATGGAAACCACTTGCTGGAAGCTGGTCTGGAGGGTTTCTACGGCCAGTCAAAGCCTCAGTCTAACCCAAACTTCAATGTAGGAACCGATTTCATTGCCAACAACCAAATCCCAGGCATTGATTTCGCAACAGTGCACTCCTACCCGGACCAATG GCTATCAAGTTCTAGTTATGAGGACCAAATCTCATTTTTAGGCCGTTGGCTGGATGAGCACATCCAAGATGCACAGAACACCCTTCACAAGCCACTTCTATTTGCGGAGTTTGGTATTTCCACAAAGAGTTATGGTGGCAACTCAACACCAAGGGATCGGTTATTCAACACAGTATATTCTGCAATATACTCATCAGCAAGCAGTGGCGGGGCTGCTGTTGGTGGCTTGTTTTGGCAACTTATGGTTCAAGGAATGGATTCTTATCGAGACGGTTACGAAGTTGTCTTAGATGAGAGCCCTTCAACGGCTAATTTGATCGCTCAAGAGTCTCAAAAACTAAACCGAATTCGCAAGATGTACGCCAGACTTAGAAACATTGAGAAGTGGAATGAAGCTAAGCAAATTAGAGGTGGAAACTGA